The DNA window TCAGCACTTGGCTTATCGGTAAAGCTTTGCCAGCCGTTTGAATCGTCGCCAAAGAAGAACCGAGTAACGCTTGTGCAACAGACTCGGCTTCATCGGGCGTTTTGACCAACTTAACGCCACCCGCCTTACCACGCGCACCAGCATGGATCTGCGCTTTAACCACCCAACCGTTAGATTGGATTTGTTGCAATACGCCCGAGAGCTGCGCTAACGAATCAATTACTTCGCCTTGTGGCACGGCAATGCCGTAATCGCTGAATAAATTTTTAGCCTGATATTCATGTAAATTCATGGAAAAGGGTAAACTCCAAATAGATGTCTTAATAGCTGTTGATGGATTATTGTAAAATGGTTACAAAAGGAATGCACGATAAACTGGCTTAAATAGCTGAAATTGATTTTAATTTAACCAAAGGCGCTTAAAACCATGCAAGCAGTTCTCCTGTTATCGATTGTAATACTAGTGTATTTTGTTTTGCGATTTTTGATCAATATGATTGTCGAGGCAAGGTCACGTTTAAACCAAGACGAAACGATTGATGAGGCTATCGATAGCCAAGCGATGGTGCGATGTGCGCATTGCGGTATTCATCTTCCGCAGTCAGAAGCCTATTATGATGGTCAGCACACCTATTGCAGTGAAGGCCACATGAAAATGGGGCCGAGTAAAAGCTACGATAAGCATAATGATAGAAATAATGGGGGTAACGATGTCATGGAAGATGGCGATTAATTAATTTTTTCTATTGTCGCCTCAAAAATAAACGTTTCACCCGCTAAAGGGTGATTAAAATCAACCTTTATCTTAGCATCGTTGATTCCGACAACCGTTCCAGGGATTTGTTCGCCAGTAGGCGTATCAAACCCCACCACATCGCCAAGCTTGAGCGCCATCCCTTCAGGAAACTCAGTTTTATCCAAATCATAGACATTAGCCGGATCAGGATAGCCAAAGCCATCTTCCGGCGGCACAAAAAATTTACCACTCGTCCCTTGCTCCAAGCCAACTAGCAAACTTTCAAGATTAGGTATCAAGCTACCATCACCCATCGTAAATTCAAACAACTCACCCGGTTCAGTCTTATCTATTTCGGTTTCGTCCATCAAACGCATTGAATATGAAATAGCAATTTGACTGGTTTCAGTCACACGGGCAAGAGGAGAGGATTTCTCTAACATAAAAATAACACCCTAGAATTAAGTTCTACCAAAGAAACGGAAGGGTTCTCTTGGAACGTGTCCACAACGTATATGCCAAGATAGCTCATGACTACAATCCGCCCCCGCTGCGCATTGCGCATGATGGATTGCCATTTCACCGTTTCTATGCGCCTGGCGCAATACATAACTATAGCCCGTTGGACAAAGCTGTTCGGCTTGCACCCTTAACCGACGGTTTTCAAATTTCATCGGCGGCTCATTGCGCATAATACTGATTACAAACTCATCAGCGGCAAGTTCAACCACATCAACGCCAGACACCGCTGATGACTCAGCATTTTTCACCGAATTTTGGCTACAGCCTAACAAAAGCAGGCCTGGTACTAATAACAAAAGGGGTTTAAGATTCATCGTTACTCTCAGACGTTACAAATTTTTTTAGATTTTAACACATTCACTTTGCAACCTTCTTGCTTTAAGATCAAGTAAAATAGGTTATAAGCATTTTTTAAGGGTATATTATGATTATTGATCGTGTTGAAAATGCAGGGCTTTATAAAGGCTTGCACCCCTCTATTGACCAAGCACTGGACTATATTATAAAAACACCAGCTTCTGAGCTAGCACAGCACCCGCCTGGACGAACCTCACTCAGCGACCAAATCGACGCCATTATTGATGAGTACGAAACTCAGTCAAGTGAGGGCAAACACTATGAAGCGCATCAACGCTTTGTTGATGTCCAACTGGTCATTAGTGGGGAAGAATACATGGGCTTTGCGCCCTTAAGCCACCAAACGCCGATTCAAGCTTATGACCCAGATAGGGATTTTGCCCTGTACCAGGTTGCTGGACAAATGGTTAAAGTTAAAGCAGGCATGTTTGTCATTTTCTTTCCAACCGACCTCCATCTACCGAGCATTGGCACTCCAGCAAAACAGGTTCGCAAGCTCGTATTAAAAGCGCGCATAGCCGATTAAAGCTTGGCGTTATTTAACAAAATCTAAAAGGAAGGTATATGAATATTAGTATTTTAGGCACCGGATTTGCTGCTTTAACCGCCATTAAGCATGTTAGAAAAACACTTCCGAATGCACGTATTCAGGTAATTGCCCCGCATAAAACCCTAGTTTATTTGCCAAGTTTAATCTGGATTCCTTCCGGTTTAAGAAAAGCTGACGACCTGCGCATTGATTTACATAATTTTTTTAATCGACAATGTGTTGAATTTATTGAAGCAAATGTCACAGGAATCAGCCTGAATGGCCGTCAGGTTAACACCGACCAAGGTGACTTTGAAAATGATGGATTGATTATTGCAAGTGGTGGACGTTTTATAAAAAAACTTCCCGGCATTGAGCATGTAATCACCCCCTGTGAAGGCATTCCTGCCGCAGAAAGCATTCGAGACCGGCTTGCATCGATGGAAGGCGGTACGATTGCAATTGGGTTTGGTGGCAATCCCAATGAGCCAGCGGCCATGCGCGGTGGTCCGATGTTTGAGTTCTTGTTTGGCATTGATCGCCTGCTGCGCCAACAAAAGCGCCGTGATCAATTCAAACTCATCTTCTTTAACCCCGCAGCTGAACCCGGCAAGCGTCTTGGTGACCAATTTCCAGAAAAGCTCAAAAAAATGCTAGCTAAACAAGATATAGAAACCAAGCTAGGGCATAAAATGCTGGGCTTTCAGGCCAACCAAGTAATGACTGAAGGCGAAACATTTGACGCTGACTTAATCCTGTTTATGCCGGGCATGACGGGACCGGCTTGGCTTGAAAACACCGACCTGCCCAAATCAGCAGGGGGCATGATTGAAGCGGATGAACATGCTCAGGTTAAAGGGTTGGACAGGGTCTATGTTGCAGGTGACGCAGGCAGTTTCCCTGGCCCGGCCTGGCAACCCAAGCAGGCCCATGCCGCTGATATTCAAGCGAAAACCGCTGCTCATAACCTCGGCATTGATTTTACCGGTAACGGGGAAAAAACAAAAATCAAACACGAATTGGTTTGCATTGTCGATACCCTCAGCCATGGTATGCTAATTCGTCGAACGGAGTCAGGTACGCTGATGCTACCGCCTTGTCGATTAATGCACTATGCCAAGCGCTTTTTTGAAGGTTGGTATTTGCGCCAATACCGATAGGTGACTTAAAAGGGTGCTGAGTTTGTTCTGCACCCCACTCAAGCATCTAGACGAATAATCCCACTCTCCCCCGCCATATCACCTAACAGCCAAACCTGTTCAAAGGGGTGTTTTTGCGGAAGAATAATGTGGTGGCACCTAGTTTCAAAATCTTGTCTTTGCCAAGCAGGATGGGTATTTCGGATAACTAACCAAGTATTTTCAGACTCATAATGTTTCTCAGCTTTGTTTGCGAGAAGTCGATTAAGTGCTTCAAGTAAACGGTGATCGGGCGGAGTTAAGGATAAATGTTGTAACTCTAGCTGGGTTTTATCGGATAACTCACGGCCCAATAACTGTTTCGCTTCTTCAGTACTCCCGTATAGGTGCGCAATTTCCAAATCTAATTTATGGTCATTCCAATAACAACTGACATCGGGTTTTTGAGGTTCATTATGCCAAATATGGCGCATTTTGATCGCGTGTTGTTTTTCATAGGCTCGCATAAACAAACGGGCGGCTTGGTGTTCTAAGCGAATTTTTTCAGATAGCCCCATCGTAACAACCCCATCATGGCCTTTAGTTAGCCTTGAAAAAAAGTATTGTTGATTAAATACCAAAGCATATAACCGCCATAGACCACCACCATTACCCAGCTAAGCAGTGTTATCGGCCTCAAGCCTTTTTTTTCAGGCGGTGTTTCGCCCCGCCACTGCATTTTTTTTAACCGCCATTGACGACGCAACATCCATAACAAAAAAATAATAACCGCAAACAGCGTTAAATACTTAAACATAATCAATCACACTGGCGCTAACAATTGACGCACTCGGTCTAATTGTTCTTGGGTATCGACACCGAGTCCTGCATCCATCAGAGCCTGCTCAACCAAAATACGCTCACCATGCCAAAGTACACGCAACTGTTCAAGTTTTTCGACCTTTTCCAACGCACACTCCGGCCAGTTGACATAGCGCTTAACAAACCCAGCACGATAAGCATACAAGCCAATATGACGTTGGTAAGGCCAATAGGCCGGCAGCGTTTTTTCTGGTCCAGCAAACTCGTCTCTTGCCCAAGGCAGTGGTGCACGACTAAAGTTGATCGCAAAATTTTCAACCGTGCGGCTCACTTTTACAATATTCGGATTAAACACCAACGAAACATTGTCTATAGGCTCACAAAGCGTAGCCATAAACACATCATGTCGGTGAAACAAAGCGGAGGCTAATTGCTTAATCAACTCAGGGGGCAACATGGGTTCATCCCCCTGAAGGTTCACCAAAATTTGATTATCTGCAATACGAAGCAAATCTACCACTTCAGCAATCCGCTCTGTTCCCGACTGATGATGGTTACCGGTTAAACAAACCTCCGCACCAAAAGCTTCACAAACCTGTTTGACCTCTTCGGATTCCGTCGCAATAACAATACGATCCGCACCTGACTTAACAGCCTGCTGCCAAGTCCAGTAGATCATCGGTTTACCGTGAATCGGCAACAGGGGTTTACCGTAAAGCCGAGTGGATGCGAGTCGTGCGGGAATAATGACGTTAAACGACATCATCGCCTTATGACTTCATTTTGCGATAATGCTCAGCCTCTTCAGGCGTGATTAAACGCGCCTCATCCTCAAGCATGACAGGAATACCCTCTCTGACCGGGTAGGCTAAATTGGCTGCGGTAGAGATCAACTCTTGCTTAGACTTATCATAAACCAATTTAGTTTTGCTGACAGGACACACCAGTATTTCAAGAAGATGGGGGTTTAAGCTCATGACACTACCTTTTTTAATTTAGCTCGTTATTGGGTTTTAGCCTGCAAACCTTGTTTAATTATTTCCATTAAGGCCTGCTCTAACGCCGGATCGCAAGTGGGCTCGACTTCAAGCACCCACCAGTTACCCTTCGCAAATGACTTGCATTTTACCGCATCTTTGCTGGTCATAAACAAGGGTTTTTCAGGATCTAGACCTGCAAAATCTGACTTTCTAAAAGCATGGTGATCTGGAAAGCTTAATTGCTCCGTCTCAATATTTAATGACATAAGACTTGCATAAAAACGTTCAGGGTGGCCGATACCTGCTACAGCATAGCCTTGTTGGCCCTTAAAAGCGCTAATCGATTGATGAATTTCTGCATTTAAGACGCTCACAAAACGAACAGGTTTAAGTTGCATGCTGCCTACAAAACGCGCTTTAAAGTTTAATTCGTCAGGACGCATTCCATTAAATACTACAAAATCAACCTTGGACAAACGAGAGATAGGTTCACGCAAAGGTCCGGCAGGCAAACAAAGTCCATTACCCAGTCCTTGATTGGGACGGCTTGCATCCAACATCACCAGCTCAATATCCCTTGCCAACTCATAATGCTGTAAGCCATCATCACTGATCACCATATCCACTTGAAAATCTTTCAACAACCTTTCCAAAGCTTGTGCTCGTTTAGGCGCCACCACCACCGGACAACCCAGTTTTTGTGCAAGTAATACTGGCTCATCCCCGACCTCATTCGCTTTAGAATCCTCGGTCACTATTTGCGGCCAGCTACTCGCCTTGCCTCCAACTCCCCTAGCAATCACCCCGACACGATAGCCCGCTAGGGTTAAGCGTTTTACCAACCAAATAATAAAAGGTGTTTTTCCGGTACCGCCAACAACAATATTACCCACCACTATCACCAGGCCTGGTGACTGGGGAGGATGCGTTTCAAACCCTTTTAATCTGGCTTTTGCAATACGACAGACCCACCAAGACAAAGGTTTAAGACACGTTGATCGCCAATCGGCTTGCAACCAAAAGCTCGGCCAACTCACTGGCTAGACTCCATTTAAACACCCCTCTTGTTGAAAATCCCATCACCGATTAAGATAACAGGATGAATTATTTAACCGATTCTAGCATAGCTAAGAGAGTTTTCTTTTGAAACTCATTAAATCCTAAGCATAACAAGGCCCCATATTTATGCGTCGCTACCCCGAACACCTGCCCTACTGGCTTGAAAACCAACGTCTTCCGGCTTTTCCGCCAACCCATTTTGCGTTGGATGAACCCAATGGCTTACTGGCGTTGGGCGGAGACGTCATAACCCCTGAGTGGATGCTGGAAGCCTATCGACAAGGTATATTCCCCTGGTCAGCCGATAACGAACAAATAAGCTGGTGGACGCCCAGCCCTAGAGCAGTTTTAATGACCGATCAGGTCAAATACAGAAAAAGCTTGAAAAAAACCTGGCGGAATAGCGACTTGACGATCAGTTTCGATCAGGCATTTATGCAGGTCGTCAATCAATGCGCAACCATTCAACGCCCTGGTCAACAAGGCACGTGGATTCGCCAAGACATGCAAACCAGCCTCATCCAACTTCATCAACAAGGCCATGCCCACTCGGTAGAGGTCTGGCTGCAAGATGAACTCATCGGAGGGCTCTATGGCTTAAGCCTAGGTAAAATGTTTTTTGGTGAATCCATGTTTGCTAAGGTTAGCAATGCCTCCAAACTGGCCCTGGTTGCACTTTGTCGGCATTTATCTGCTTGGGGGTGGCCGATGATTGATTGTCAGATGGAAACAGCCCATCTAAAAAGCATGGGAGCCACCTGCTTACCTCGTAGCGAATTCGAACAACGACTTCAACAACAAGTTCATACTGCCTGTAACCAGGCCTGGTTATTTAATCCAGCATTAATGAATGCCGATTAATATCCTATTACCTTTGCAATCACTGGCCTAATCAGCATAGAATAATGTTCAGTCTTCCAACTGATTGGAGTTAAGATTTATGATGCCACGCCAAGATTCACGACCTGTTAACCTTAGTCTATGGCATTTTCGTTTTCCGGCAAATGCCTTGTTATCCATCAGCCACCGCATCACTGGTGTACTGCTGGTGGCAAGCCTGATGCTGTGGCTCATAAGTTTGAATCTAATCCTTCTTCAACCCGAACAATTCTCAACCTACCAGGCCTGGTTAAACAACGCTTCAGGCAAGCTTTTTCTCTCTTTGTTTTGGCTTGCTTTAGCCTTTCATTGGCTGGCTGGGCTGCGCCATCTGCTTATTGAGTTTGCCATTAGCCTTAAATTAAAAACATGGCTACGCTCTGAACAAGCCGTTTGGTTTACACTGGGATTATGGATAGCCATCGGCGGTTTTAGCTTGATTAGGATCTGGTTATGAAACTAACAGGGAAACGTGCTTTTGTTTGGCAAAATATCAGTGCTATCTATCTGGCTACTTATACGCCTTATCTTGCTTGGCTTGCACTTACCCAGTCTATCCAAACTATCAACGACCTCTTCACGCCTTCGATTATGATTCCGTCAATTCTAGCCGTGGTGTTGGTTTTGATTCATACATGGGTAGGCCTTCGTGACGTAATGATCGACTATGCGCCAAGAGCTGCACTAAAATGGTTGTTACCAGGCCTGCTACTCCTTTTGTTAGCCCTTGGGCTTAATATTGTATGGCTGGCTTTTAAAGGATTAACCCTATGAAACAATCCCGATTTGACGTCGTGATCTTAGGTGCCGGCGGTGCTGGGCTACGCGCTGCATTACAACTAGCGCAATCCAATATCAAAGTAGCCGTTGTGTCAAAGGTCTTTCCTACTCGCTCTCATACCGTTGCTGCACAGGGTGGAATTAATGCCGCACTTGGCAACGTGACCCCTGATAACTGGCACTGGCATATGTTTGATACCATTAAAGGTAGTGATTATCTTGGGGATCAAGATGCGATCGAATTTATGTGCCGTGAAGCGGTTGAAATTGTTCGCGAACTTGAACACTATGGTGTGCCCTTTTCACGGCTTGATTCAGGAAAAATTTACCAACGCCCATTTGGTGGACAAAGCCAAAACTTTGGCGAACAACAAGCTACCCGCACCTGCGCCGCCGCCGACCGCACCGGCCATGCGATCCTACATAGCCTTTACCAACAAAATCTTCGAGCTGGAACACGCTTTTTCAACGAACAGTTAGCGCTTGATTTAGTCAAAGACCAGCAAGATCAAATTGGTGCCGTCATGGTGCTGGACATTGCATCAGGTGACTACCAGCTCATTCATGCAGATACCTTTTTAATCGCTACCGGTGGCGCAGGTCAACTATTTAGAACCAACACCAATGCAATGATAAATACAGGCGATGGGCTAGGCATGATACTCAGGGCCGGCCTACCCCTGATGGACATGGAGTTTTGGCAATTTCACCCTACCGGTGTTGCAGCCAAGGGAATGCTTATCTCTGAGGGCGCTCGTGGAGAAGGCGGCATTTTACTTAATCGCTTAGGGGAAGCCTTTATGCAGAAATATGCGCCTAAGGTAAAGGATCTTGCTTCCCGCGATGTGGTTTCTCGAGCGATTGCCATTGAAATTCGTGAAGGTCGAGGCTGCGGAGAACACAAGGATTATATTGAACTGGATTTGACCCACCTTGATCCGGAGGTGATCAAAACCCGCTTACCGGGTATTCGAGATATCTGTCTGACCTTTACTGGCAAAGACCCGGTTAACAGTCTTATTCCGATTCATCCAAGTTGCCATTACATGATGGGGGGCATTCCAACCAACCTTCATGGTCAGGTCATCACCAAACAAAACGACCAAATTCAAGCTCTGCCCAACCTCTACGCGATCGGTGAAGCCGCTTGTGTTTCCGTCCATGGTGCCAATCGACTCGGCGGTAACTCTCTGTTGGATATTGTGGTATTTGGTCGTGAGGCGGCTAGGCACATACACCAAAGCCTGATAGAAAAAAACAATCAAAAAAGTGAAACGCCTTTAAAACTGGAAGCGGTTCAAAAACGCATTGACCGCTGGCAGCAGGCCTTAAACTTCAATACGCCTAACGACTCTATTGACCTGATAAAACAAGATCTTCAGCGTACAATGGAACAACATTGCGGGGTTTTTCGTGATGAAGAAACCCTTAAAGCAGGCCTGCCTAAGTTGGACAGCTTGGTTGAACGCTTAAACCAAGTCGGTTTAAAAGATCCTTCAAATGTATTTAATCTTGAGCGGGTTCAAGCGTTTGAGCTTGAAAACCTAATACAACTGGGCTATGCCACCCTTCATAGCGCCCTAGCAAGACAAGAAAGTCGCGGTGCGCACAGTCGCATCGATTTCCCTGAAAGAGATGACCAGGCCTGGTTAAAACATAGCTTATATTTTTCGCACAACCATCAGATTGATAGCAAACCGGTCAATCTTCAACCCTTAACACTAGATGGTTTTATGCCTAAACCTCGCGTTTACTAGGATAGCCCAATGATTTTTACTCTATATCGTTTTAACCCCGAGACCGACAAAGCGCCCTATAATCAAGAATTAATTCTTGACGAAACACAGATAAAACCGGGAATGATGCTACTGGATGCATTAAAACGCCTAAAGCAACAAGACCCCAGTTTGACGTTTCGTAGCTCCTGCCAAGAAGGCGTGTGTGGTTCGGATGGAATGAACGTAAACGGCGAAAACAAACTGGCCTGCATTACGCCCTTAGCAGAGCTTGGTAAAAAAGTCATCTTACGCCCACTACCAGGCCTGCCTGTAATACGTGACCTGGTTGTCGATATGACACAGTTTTACCAACACTATGACCAGGTTGAACCCTACTTACAAACCAGCGAAATAGACTTAAACCAAGAACACCTTCAAACCCCGATGGAGCGAGCCAAGTTAGATGGGAACTACGAATGTATTCTTTGTGGCTGCTGTACCACCAGCTGCCCCTCTTTTTGGTGGAATCCAGATAAATTCGCAGGACCTGCGGCCTTGCTTGCGGCTCACCGATTTATAAGTGACAGCCGCGACATCCAAACGCGACAACGGCTTACACAGCTTGACGACCCCTACACTACCTTTCGCTGTCGCAATATCCAAAACTGTACTGCCAGTTGCCCTAAAGGTTTAGATCCAAGCCAAGCTATTTCTGAAATAAAGCAACAAATTTTAGAAAAAAGCTAAAATGGATGCCGATTATTGGGGAAAC is part of the Thiomicrospira microaerophila genome and encodes:
- the kdsB gene encoding 3-deoxy-manno-octulosonate cytidylyltransferase — encoded protein: MSFNVIIPARLASTRLYGKPLLPIHGKPMIYWTWQQAVKSGADRIVIATESEEVKQVCEAFGAEVCLTGNHHQSGTERIAEVVDLLRIADNQILVNLQGDEPMLPPELIKQLASALFHRHDVFMATLCEPIDNVSLVFNPNIVKVSRTVENFAINFSRAPLPWARDEFAGPEKTLPAYWPYQRHIGLYAYRAGFVKRYVNWPECALEKVEKLEQLRVLWHGERILVEQALMDAGLGVDTQEQLDRVRQLLAPV
- the aat gene encoding leucyl/phenylalanyl-tRNA--protein transferase, with translation MRRYPEHLPYWLENQRLPAFPPTHFALDEPNGLLALGGDVITPEWMLEAYRQGIFPWSADNEQISWWTPSPRAVLMTDQVKYRKSLKKTWRNSDLTISFDQAFMQVVNQCATIQRPGQQGTWIRQDMQTSLIQLHQQGHAHSVEVWLQDELIGGLYGLSLGKMFFGESMFAKVSNASKLALVALCRHLSAWGWPMIDCQMETAHLKSMGATCLPRSEFEQRLQQQVHTACNQAWLFNPALMNAD
- the sdhA gene encoding succinate dehydrogenase flavoprotein subunit, whose amino-acid sequence is MKQSRFDVVILGAGGAGLRAALQLAQSNIKVAVVSKVFPTRSHTVAAQGGINAALGNVTPDNWHWHMFDTIKGSDYLGDQDAIEFMCREAVEIVRELEHYGVPFSRLDSGKIYQRPFGGQSQNFGEQQATRTCAAADRTGHAILHSLYQQNLRAGTRFFNEQLALDLVKDQQDQIGAVMVLDIASGDYQLIHADTFLIATGGAGQLFRTNTNAMINTGDGLGMILRAGLPLMDMEFWQFHPTGVAAKGMLISEGARGEGGILLNRLGEAFMQKYAPKVKDLASRDVVSRAIAIEIREGRGCGEHKDYIELDLTHLDPEVIKTRLPGIRDICLTFTGKDPVNSLIPIHPSCHYMMGGIPTNLHGQVITKQNDQIQALPNLYAIGEAACVSVHGANRLGGNSLLDIVVFGREAARHIHQSLIEKNNQKSETPLKLEAVQKRIDRWQQALNFNTPNDSIDLIKQDLQRTMEQHCGVFRDEETLKAGLPKLDSLVERLNQVGLKDPSNVFNLERVQAFELENLIQLGYATLHSALARQESRGAHSRIDFPERDDQAWLKHSLYFSHNHQIDSKPVNLQPLTLDGFMPKPRVY
- a CDS encoding succinate dehydrogenase iron-sulfur subunit, which produces MIFTLYRFNPETDKAPYNQELILDETQIKPGMMLLDALKRLKQQDPSLTFRSSCQEGVCGSDGMNVNGENKLACITPLAELGKKVILRPLPGLPVIRDLVVDMTQFYQHYDQVEPYLQTSEIDLNQEHLQTPMERAKLDGNYECILCGCCTTSCPSFWWNPDKFAGPAALLAAHRFISDSRDIQTRQRLTQLDDPYTTFRCRNIQNCTASCPKGLDPSQAISEIKQQILEKS
- the lpxK gene encoding tetraacyldisaccharide 4'-kinase, with the translated sequence MSWPSFWLQADWRSTCLKPLSWWVCRIAKARLKGFETHPPQSPGLVIVVGNIVVGGTGKTPFIIWLVKRLTLAGYRVGVIARGVGGKASSWPQIVTEDSKANEVGDEPVLLAQKLGCPVVVAPKRAQALERLLKDFQVDMVISDDGLQHYELARDIELVMLDASRPNQGLGNGLCLPAGPLREPISRLSKVDFVVFNGMRPDELNFKARFVGSMQLKPVRFVSVLNAEIHQSISAFKGQQGYAVAGIGHPERFYASLMSLNIETEQLSFPDHHAFRKSDFAGLDPEKPLFMTSKDAVKCKSFAKGNWWVLEVEPTCDPALEQALMEIIKQGLQAKTQ
- a CDS encoding Trm112 family protein — its product is MSLNPHLLEILVCPVSKTKLVYDKSKQELISTAANLAYPVREGIPVMLEDEARLITPEEAEHYRKMKS
- the sdhC gene encoding succinate dehydrogenase, cytochrome b556 subunit, translating into MMPRQDSRPVNLSLWHFRFPANALLSISHRITGVLLVASLMLWLISLNLILLQPEQFSTYQAWLNNASGKLFLSLFWLALAFHWLAGLRHLLIEFAISLKLKTWLRSEQAVWFTLGLWIAIGGFSLIRIWL
- a CDS encoding PP0621 family protein; its protein translation is MQAVLLLSIVILVYFVLRFLINMIVEARSRLNQDETIDEAIDSQAMVRCAHCGIHLPQSEAYYDGQHTYCSEGHMKMGPSKSYDKHNDRNNGGNDVMEDGD
- a CDS encoding NAD(P)/FAD-dependent oxidoreductase → MNISILGTGFAALTAIKHVRKTLPNARIQVIAPHKTLVYLPSLIWIPSGLRKADDLRIDLHNFFNRQCVEFIEANVTGISLNGRQVNTDQGDFENDGLIIASGGRFIKKLPGIEHVITPCEGIPAAESIRDRLASMEGGTIAIGFGGNPNEPAAMRGGPMFEFLFGIDRLLRQQKRRDQFKLIFFNPAAEPGKRLGDQFPEKLKKMLAKQDIETKLGHKMLGFQANQVMTEGETFDADLILFMPGMTGPAWLENTDLPKSAGGMIEADEHAQVKGLDRVYVAGDAGSFPGPAWQPKQAHAADIQAKTAAHNLGIDFTGNGEKTKIKHELVCIVDTLSHGMLIRRTESGTLMLPPCRLMHYAKRFFEGWYLRQYR
- a CDS encoding FKBP-type peptidyl-prolyl cis-trans isomerase, which encodes MLEKSSPLARVTETSQIAISYSMRLMDETEIDKTEPGELFEFTMGDGSLIPNLESLLVGLEQGTSGKFFVPPEDGFGYPDPANVYDLDKTEFPEGMALKLGDVVGFDTPTGEQIPGTVVGINDAKIKVDFNHPLAGETFIFEATIEKIN
- the sdhD gene encoding succinate dehydrogenase, hydrophobic membrane anchor protein, yielding MKLTGKRAFVWQNISAIYLATYTPYLAWLALTQSIQTINDLFTPSIMIPSILAVVLVLIHTWVGLRDVMIDYAPRAALKWLLPGLLLLLLALGLNIVWLAFKGLTL
- a CDS encoding YhcH/YjgK/YiaL family protein, producing MIIDRVENAGLYKGLHPSIDQALDYIIKTPASELAQHPPGRTSLSDQIDAIIDEYETQSSEGKHYEAHQRFVDVQLVISGEEYMGFAPLSHQTPIQAYDPDRDFALYQVAGQMVKVKAGMFVIFFPTDLHLPSIGTPAKQVRKLVLKARIAD